The genomic stretch GCAAGATGTAAAGTTGGGGCTTGAGGGGGAGAAGGTGGAAGCCGGTGACGAGGGTTAACCTTGGCAATGCCCATGAGTATGGACTTGGGTTTTTAGGAAAGAGGGAGAGATGGTGGTTTCGAAGACTTGTTAGACAAACTAGACATCTGGCGAAAATAGATTGGAGGCTAAAGTCATCGAGATTGTACTAGAATTAGGGTTTGCGACAATGTGTGGTGTTACAGGTATTTCGATGCCCTCCccggtggctcctcctagcccttgtatagtgggctaggtctcagagtccatCCCTAGGTCGGTTACGATGACATATCTCGGTTTACCCGATTTGGCTAATACTTGCCTAATTCCATCTAGTTTCTAGTCTTGGACTCTTCTTGGGCTTCATGGACTTTGTACTATCTTTCTTGGATCCGCGGCAGGGTTGATAAATATCGAGTACCCAATATGCTATACCCATGTCAGTCGGTAAAGTTGTGGTTGAGGGGGAGAAGGTGGAAGCCGACATGATGAAGGCCACGAATGAACACATTGCAATGGCCAAGATGACGCAAAGAAGCAAATAGGCGAGAGCATgacacgagatgtaccgcgagtgCATCAGCAAGGTGATGGTTGCCCAAGCGTTCGCGGAAATGACGACCATGGCAACATCGGCCGGCGGCATCGACGTGCATGGCAGCGACAACATCACTAGTGATGGCGGAGCCGCCGATGAGCGTGGACAAACTGGAGACCGTGGAGCTGCCGATGATCAAGGAGCCGGATGTGATAGAGGTGCTCACACCATTCATTGATCTATTTGGCCATGAAGCACAAGTTACCTTTATTCTTTGTAGCCAGACTATGATGGCGATTTGGTGGCCGGATGTGTTGACCGACCCATACTTTAAATTGCTATTTCAAAACTTGACCTGCATTTCATTTTCTATTGTGAGTTTCACTTGATTTTGGatcactttttttttgaacaagtccAAATTATTATTGAGGCTATGATATTGGCATCTCTGCTGCATGAAGGGAGCTACTCTCGGCTCCAGCAATAACGCTGGGCGGATGCCGCTGCCGACGCAAGGTGCATCTTCTCACCACGACGCGCACGGCACGGGCACATTCCCTCCGCTTGCTAATAAAACAGCGCCTCGTGTACCGTGGCCTGTTCATAAATAAAGTGGTTAACACGCGCCTGCTAATTATCTCTCGGATCTTACTGCCACCACCATTAACACGAGCCACCAAGAGTGAAGCCCCCCTCTCCCGGCGTCTTCCCTGCTTCGCTCTCTCTCTCAGCCCCCCGCAAGTCGAGGCCTTCCGCTCCGCTGCCCCGCCCCGTCCTGCGACCGGAGCCGACGAGCGCCTGCGGCGGCAGCCAAGCGCACGGGATCCGCGCGAGGGTGCGTTGCTTCTCCCCCCACAGCATTCTGCTCTCCCCCCTCCTCTCGCTCTCCCCGTCGATGCGCTCGACCTCAGCCCCGCGGCTGCGATGTCTGGTTAACTTCCCAGAGGAACGGCGGCAGGCTAGTAGCCAACCGAAAGCGGGCGGATTTTGGGGGCTTTGCGCGCTCCCTGTCGCGTCTGGCGGGATTCGCGTTTGGGTTTTTCTGCTACTGGTTCGTTTCTATTCGTCGCGTTTGTTGGGATTTGGCTGGTTGTTTTGGCTTAGAAGCCGCGGTCGATTTGGAACTCCGGGGGATTTTTAACCCGCTGCTGCTGGCCTCGCGCCGGACGCACTCAGCCGTCTTCTCCGAGTGGAGCGGTGGTAGGATTGTAGCAGCCGGCAGTGCCCGTCGCTGTCTTTCACGCTGCTCGCGTTTCCATTCGGTCGTCAAATCGaagcttttttctttctttccggcTTATGCTTGGCTGCCTAATCCAGTCGCTTCGCACGAGAGCTTGTGTTTGCCGATGAACCGAATTCCAAGCCCGCTCCGCAGATCAGAATCTGCGAGTAAAATACTCCAGCTTTATTTAAAGTACTAGCAAGTGCTGCTCTTTCCTCTTCGTGATCTGCCCCCCACTTCACTCTTTACGACTGCCGCTCGCCCGCCTACCATTGGAGGGCACGGGAAGTTTGCATACTTATTCGGGGAATTTTCATCCTCCGTCTCGCACCAGTCTGGGGATTTGGGTGGGAGCATTTAACTCGTCCCAAGGATTTCAGTTCTTGGGGGGCTTCCATCTTCCTTCCCCCCTTCCGGTGTCTATCTCAGTTTTGGTTCGCTTCCTTCAACTGCCTTGGCTTTCTGCTACATAGTTATAGTGGTCTAATGGCTTCTTTTTGGTTTCCTGCAGATCCCTGCATCCAAGAACGCTACAATTTCTCCGCTCCTTTATGAATCTTGAGGACAGTCTATCATACTAGAGTGGAACTACTAGTACTAGGATTTGGGATCCTTCGAGATGAGGGGGAGAAATGACGGGGGGCAGAGCAAGAGGCCCATCGTGCTGTTGTGCGTGATGGTTGCGTGCCTCTGCCTCCTCTTCCTCTATTTCTCGGGCTCCAACGGAGGGCAGGCCGGGAGCGCGGCGCTGGAGTATGGGACCAAGTTCACGCGGTCGCTCGGATGGGGCAGCGATGCGGATGGAGACGATGGCTTAGACGAATCAATCTTTGGGACTGGCGAAGCAAGTGATGTTAAGCTCAAGAGCTTCCCTGTGAGTGTTCAGAACCAGTAATCAGTTGTCTGTCGATAATCTGTACTGTGTGTTTATATAACTGTGGATGTCTTTTCTTCCCTTTGGTGTCTAGGCATGCGATGACCGGCACTCTGAGCTGATCCCCTGCTTGGATAGGAATTTGATATTTCAGATGAGGTTGAAGCTGGATTTAAACCTGATGGAGCACTATGAGCGGCATTGCCCTCCTCCTGAGCGACGCTTTAATTGCCTGATTCCCCCACCACACGGCTATAAGGTCACAGGATTATCCTTTTTTTTCTGGTCATCTCTTTACAGTATTTCGATTCTGTCGCGGTGCGACAATGTTGCTGGTGTTGGGTTCACACACTAATCATTTCAACCTTAATTAAAAAAAACCACTTAATTTTGTGATCATACATCATGTGGTCAAGAATATGTCCTATGCCTGTAGAGTTTAGATGTAGTTGGCCTGTTCCTGCTGTGGAGCTGGACCTTGTATTACTATTACCTCCTGCTGACCTATGGTTCTGTTTAACTAGACCTTGACTAAGCCACCACATTAGAGTCATGaatctttgttttgcaggttcccaTAAAATGGCCAAAAAGTCGTGATATAGTGTGGAAAGCAAATATTCCTCACACTCACCTTGCAAAAGAGAAGTCAGACCAGAACTGGATGATTGACGCAGGTGAAAAAATTAAGTTTCCAGGCGGTGGAACACATTTTCATAATGGAGCTGACAAATATATTGCAAACATTGCAAATGTAAGTATGTTTGCATGTCTTGAGAACAATGCTCCGCTCAAAATACACTACACATATTTGAGTACCATGCACTGTTCAGCTTCACTGTTGTGATTCATCTCTTCTACTATTTGACAGATGCTAAACTTCAAAGATAACATTATAAACAATGAGGGAATGCTTCGTACAGTTCTTGATGTTGGCTGTGGAGTGGCTAGTTTTGGAGGATATCTTCTCTCGTCTAATGTCATCGCTATGTCTTTGGCACCAAATGATGTACATCAGAACCAGATCCAATTTGCTCTTGAAAGGGGGATACCTGCATATCTtggtgttctgggaacaaaaaggCTTCCATACCCCAGTAGATCGTTTGAATTAGCCCACTGTTCCCGTTGCAGGATCGACTGGCTTCAAAGAGATGGAATTCTTATGCTTGAACTAGATAGATTACTCAGGCCTGGAGGTTATTTTGCATATTCATCTCCGGAAGCATACGCACAGGATGAGGAGGATCGTAGAATCTGGAAAGAAATGAGTTCCCTTGCAGAAAGGATGTGCTGGACAATTGCAGAGAAAAAGAACCAGACAGTTATTTGGGTCAAGCCTCTGAACAATGATTGCTACAGAAGTCGGCCGCGTGGTACAAATCCACCTCTATGCAAAAGCGGTGATGATCCGGATTCAGTATGGGGAGTGACAATGGAAGCTTGCATTACTCCATATCCAGAACGTGAGTGATTGTCCTGTTCCAGTCTTTGGTTGCTTCCTTTTGTTGCTTACCTACTGGCTGGATACTCGATATTGTCATGCTTTTCTAGTGCTTTTTTGCTTACTTCAAACTAGTTGGCAACGTTAGATTAATGTTGAACTCTTAGTGAGTATTGGAGAAGATATTTTGAGTCATAGAAACATCAGCTGTTGGTATAGAATCAATTAGGAATGGACACATGATATCTGATAATGAGATGTTATTTATCTGCTCACTGCACCCACTAGGATAAGATTCAAATATATTCTGCTGCTCAGCGACCACATGTAGTGCATACTCAGCTACACCCTTCTGCCGCCTTGATGATATCCGGTTACATCAGCCATCAGGGCAGTAATGTTATGATCTATAGTCATTGAGTGCCGAAAggatgcatccttcttttttatcTAAAAGAaagcacacacacatgcataggcACACCATTCACTTGTCAGTACTTGTAAGCAAAGGATCTTCCGTTTATCTTGTATCCCTTCTTTTTCCCTCTCCCACCATGCTTTCAGGTAATGTTGGAATCTGGGAATCAAAATAATAACCAAGTTGATTACACTAAAGGGGGTAATAGGATGGTTTATGATCATTTAGAGCAGAATGAACGTAGCCTTCTGATCTCCACTCCCCCATACTTGTCATGCTTGTCAGTAATAGAAACACATGGAGACATACcatatcttttctttttcttcactACATTTTGCAGCTAATTTGCATCTCAGCGAAGTAACGATTGACTGTATATTTGCAGAAATGCACAGGGATGGAGGAAGTGGATTGGCTCCTTGGCCTGCTCGATTAACAACCCCACCTCCCCGTCTCGCTGATTTGTATGTTACAGCTGACACGTTTGAAAAGGATACAGTAAGTTGATCTTATTATCATCTAGTGTCTTCAGAATTTCGTTGGGTGCTAACAACTCAGCAAGGATCACTGACAAAATCTTTTTGTACAGGAAATGTGGCAGCAAAGAGTAGATAATTACTGGAACTTGTTGAGCCCGAAGGTAAAACCAGACAGTATTAGAAACATCATGGACATGAAAGCAAACTTTGGATCATTTGCTGCTGCTCTCAAGGAAAAGGATGTATGGGTGATGAATGCTGTGCCCCATGATGGACCAAGCACTCTTAAGATTATCTATGACAGAGGGCTCATAGGCTCTAATCATGACTGGTATGCCTCAGTTCACATAAGGGATTTCCATTTGAGATGAATGGTGTCTTTGGGCCATGGTCTTGTTAGATACATAGATTTAGTACTTGCAAGGAGCTTTTAATTTTTGTGTCCGCAACGCATTAATAAGGTTTTATCATGTGCTAAAAATAAGGCATTATAGTTGAAACAGTGCTGCTAACCTTGTTCAGCAATGGCTGAGGTGCTCATGTACCATTAAAACACTTAGGATAAAACCCTCCATTGCTCTGGCAGGGAATATTCTCCACTATAATTTACCCCTTGTATTGTATGAGTGACACCCCAATAAGTTCCAGGAAAGAACCTTGTGAGATCAGTAGGTCCATTATGCTATGGTGCTACCTGCCCAGCTTTCATCTCAGATATGCTGCTATCAAAACAAAATTGGTTGGGTTGGTTTGGCCAATACTGCTAACATATTGGGTTTACCTCAGCCTTTTTTCCTTTAGGGTCTTATTTCTGAAAGCATACACCAGTACACTGTGTTGCACTTTAGCACTTCCATTCATTGTAGTGCTACTATGCACTTACTAAGTTTAGTCATATGACACACACAACTGGAAGTCCTTCTCTAGGCTTTCAAGACATACGATTAGTTTCCACGATAATATAGGAATGGTGAATACTCTTGAGTTACCAACTCATTTTTCTCGACCAGGTGAAGGGTTCATGATTTCTCTGCAATGTTATTATCAATTGTTTGCAATTTTGTGTGTGGTGAATTATACAGTTTCGGATTGTTGCTGGCAAGTTTGTTGACAGTTGTACTTAAATACAATGATGTATTTGCAGGTGTGAGGCATTCTCTACTTATCCTCGAACATATGATCTTCTGCATGCGTGGACAGTCTTCTCGGACCTTGATAAAAGAGGTTGCAGTGCTGAAGATCTGCTCCTTGAAATGGACCGCATCCTCAGGCCAACTGGTTTTATCATTGTGAGAGACAAGGCCCCTGTCATTGCATTCATCAAGAAGTATCTTAATGCACTTCACTGGGAGGCAGTAACTGTTGTGGATGCTGAGTCCAGTTCGGAATCCGAGGAGAATGAAATGATATTCATAATCCGGAAGAAATTGTGGTTACCAGGAGGCTCGCAGGACTCCACGTAATGTAGTCTTTTgagtttctttggcaccatcagcaTCTGCAGCTCAGAAGCCAAGAAGCAAGCTCAGCTGCTCCCTCCAAATACACAATTCAGTATTGCTGCTCCAGAAATAGAATTTCTAGTCCCCTACCCACGTGAAGATAGATTATTTTTCAGCATATGGCAAAGCATCTAGAAGACTAAGCTCAAGCCTCTTCTTTTTTGTCTCTACAGATTCTGTGATGTCAGTTGATGTTCGTTCTCTAGCATGGTTAGGAAATAAAGCCTTTTGAATGTTCAGCTTCAGTTAGGTGCTTCTGGTCTATTTGTTAAAGTGTTATTTTGTAAACAGATCTGGTGTTTATTGTAAGAAGCGAAAATTTGTAAACATATTTTGGACCAATGAGGTTTAGCCTGGGATAGAGGTCTCAAGACTGCTGGAGTCTCACCCCTGAGGAATGTACTGCAGGTTTGTACCGAAGAAGAGTGGTGCTTCTGATGTATATGTTCCCTCTTTGTGTCTTTCTCTACGGATAGAGACATCAGGCAATAATATCACCTAGCAGGTAACACagatagaagatgaagagagaatagGTAGAAAATTAGTTAGGGTCTCTTTGTTTGCAAAATTCTAAAAATATAGGGATAAGAAAAACATAAATTATGATGGCATATACTACCATAGTAAATCCTACAGgaattaaaaaacacaaaaattcgTAACATAACCTATTTTGTTGCACCACAGGCATGACATGGTTGTCACAAGAACAAACGAATTTTTATATGGGGCTGACTCGATGGAAAATTTCGTTCTAGAATGAATaaa from Lolium rigidum isolate FL_2022 chromosome 4, APGP_CSIRO_Lrig_0.1, whole genome shotgun sequence encodes the following:
- the LOC124705565 gene encoding probable methyltransferase PMT8, which encodes MRGRNDGGQSKRPIVLLCVMVACLCLLFLYFSGSNGGQAGSAALEYGTKFTRSLGWGSDADGDDGLDESIFGTGEASDVKLKSFPACDDRHSELIPCLDRNLIFQMRLKLDLNLMEHYERHCPPPERRFNCLIPPPHGYKVPIKWPKSRDIVWKANIPHTHLAKEKSDQNWMIDAGEKIKFPGGGTHFHNGADKYIANIANMLNFKDNIINNEGMLRTVLDVGCGVASFGGYLLSSNVIAMSLAPNDVHQNQIQFALERGIPAYLGVLGTKRLPYPSRSFELAHCSRCRIDWLQRDGILMLELDRLLRPGGYFAYSSPEAYAQDEEDRRIWKEMSSLAERMCWTIAEKKNQTVIWVKPLNNDCYRSRPRGTNPPLCKSGDDPDSVWGVTMEACITPYPEQMHRDGGSGLAPWPARLTTPPPRLADLYVTADTFEKDTEMWQQRVDNYWNLLSPKVKPDSIRNIMDMKANFGSFAAALKEKDVWVMNAVPHDGPSTLKIIYDRGLIGSNHDWCEAFSTYPRTYDLLHAWTVFSDLDKRGCSAEDLLLEMDRILRPTGFIIVRDKAPVIAFIKKYLNALHWEAVTVVDAESSSESEENEMIFIIRKKLWLPGGSQDST